The following DNA comes from Amycolatopsis albispora.
CGTCGTTCCGCGCGGTGAACCCGGCGGGCAGGCGCAGTGCGGTGGGATCGACCTTGCCCCACGAGGTCAACGGCAGTTCGTCGACCGCGATGAACCAGGTCGGGACCATGTAGGAGGGCAGCCGCTCGGACAACCACCGGCGCAGCCCCGTGTCGTCCGAATCCACCCCGCCGACCACGTACGCCACGAGCCGCCCGTCGTCCTCGCGCACAGCGCAGTCACGGACTGCCGGGTGTGCCCGCAACACGGCGCGGACCTCGCCGAGTTCAACCCGGAAGCCACCGATCTGGACCTGGTCGTCAGTGCGCCCGAGGAAGTAGAGCAGGCCGTCCGCCTCACGCACACCACGGTCGCCGGTGCGGTACATGCGCCGGCCGCCGACTTCGACGAACCGCTCCGCGGTCAGCTCGGGTCGTCCCAGATAGCCCAGCGTGACGCCGTCGCCGCCGATGAACAGTTCGCCGGGCATGCCGTCGGGGACCGGCCGCAGTGCGTCGTCCAGCACGGCGATCTCGCTACCGTCGCAGGTCCGCCCGATGGGAACGCGCGCCGTCTCGTCCGGGTCGATCTCGACGTAGGTGCTGGCGATCGTCGCTTCCGACACGCCATAGCTGTTGAGGAGCGTGCGCCCGAACGCCCAGCGCCGGGCGACATCCGGCGGCAGGTCCTCGCCCCCGCAGATCACCACCCGAAGTGCGGGGAAAAGGTCCGGGTTCATCTCGCGCAACCGCGACGGCGTCGCGACCAGCGCGCTCACCTGGTTCTCCCGCAGAAAGCAGTCCAGCTCGGGCCCGGGCAATCGCTGCTGTTCATTGGGTATGCAAAGGTGCGCGCCCAACGCCAGCGTCGCGAGCATCTCGAAGAGCGCCGCTTCGACGTGCTGCGGTGCGAGCATGGCCACCCGGTCGTCTGCTCGCAGCCCGAAATGCCGCTCGGCCGTCCGGACCACGGGCAGCAATGCGGAGTGGCGGCCGAGAACCCCCTTCGGCTTGCCGGTGGAACCGGAGGTGTAGACGACATAAGCCAGTTCCGCCGGGTCCGTCACCTCTGCCGGGCAGCACCATTCGTCGTTCTCGGTGATTCGCACCGCGTCACCGAACTGCTCCGCGGCAGCCACCACGAGCCGGACACCGGCATCCCGGATCAGTTCGTTGCGGCGCAGTTCCGGCAGCGTCGGTTCAACCAGCAGGAACGCGCCGCCGGCGCGCCAGACCGCGAGCGCGGCCGCGACGCTCAACGCCGAGCGCGGTATCGCGACCGCGACCAACTCGCCGCGAACGAGGTTCCGCCTGGTCAACTGGGCGGCGACCGCTTCGACCAACGTGTCGAACTGGGCGTAGGTGAGGTCACCGTCCACCGCGGACACGCACGGGCGGTCGCCTTGTGCGCGCATCCGCCGTTCGATGAGTTCGCCAACGGTCCGGTCGGCCACGCCGACGCACGAAATCATGGTCACTCCTGTCTCAATGCCGGGTCACGGTCGAGGAGGTGCCGCACCGCCTGCGCGGCGCGGCGGACGATGGCGCCGAGAATCGTCGTCTCCACATAACGCTCGCCGACTGTCAACTCGCCGAGCGCGTACAAGCCGGGCACCGCGGATCCGGTGGCATCGCACACCAACCCGGTGCCCGCGTCGATGCGGATGCCGCCGAACGGGTGCGGCACGGCCAATCCGCTGTGGACCATCGAGCCGATCAACTGCCTGGCCCGGCGCGGGAGTACCGGTACGCGCGGTCGTGCCGAGTTGACCACGCGATCGGCAACGTACCGGTTCGGCCCGGCCTCAACCAGGAAGTCATCTTCCGTGGCGGTCACCTTCTCCACGCCACCAACGAGGCGGAGCTGTCTGGTCTGCATGAGTCTCGCCAACTCGGCAGCCGATTCTTGGGGCATGGGTGCGCACAACCGGGCACAGACGCCATGCCACTGCTGGATGAAGGCGGCTCGTGTGGTGTCGTCGAACAGCGGCCACGCCTTGTCGGCAAGGTGCCGGGCGACGGCAACG
Coding sequences within:
- a CDS encoding non-ribosomal peptide synthetase; amino-acid sequence: MISCVGVADRTVGELIERRMRAQGDRPCVSAVDGDLTYAQFDTLVEAVAAQLTRRNLVRGELVAVAIPRSALSVAAALAVWRAGGAFLLVEPTLPELRRNELIRDAGVRLVVAAAEQFGDAVRITENDEWCCPAEVTDPAELAYVVYTSGSTGKPKGVLGRHSALLPVVRTAERHFGLRADDRVAMLAPQHVEAALFEMLATLALGAHLCIPNEQQRLPGPELDCFLRENQVSALVATPSRLREMNPDLFPALRVVICGGEDLPPDVARRWAFGRTLLNSYGVSEATIASTYVEIDPDETARVPIGRTCDGSEIAVLDDALRPVPDGMPGELFIGGDGVTLGYLGRPELTAERFVEVGGRRMYRTGDRGVREADGLLYFLGRTDDQVQIGGFRVELGEVRAVLRAHPAVRDCAVREDDGRLVAYVVGGVDSDDTGLRRWLSERLPSYMVPTWFIAVDELPLTSWGKVDPTALRLPAGFTARNDDGGTLSETQAALGEIAADLLGMERFDSADVRADLFLLGMTSSLITHFVRRIAVDLGTELSPVDVFERPTVAELAGVVDRNEKS